The following proteins come from a genomic window of Chelonia mydas isolate rCheMyd1 chromosome 15, rCheMyd1.pri.v2, whole genome shotgun sequence:
- the FICD gene encoding protein adenylyltransferase FICD, producing the protein MRDAPCAHPWGQMNLLSMAVVVDPELKWMSLWLRVRWAAVLMLLVGSLLVLLLPLAAVEEQCQAVLKGLSFLKTKLGVGYVGITRHTGQTTGLSVTSSGLELLVLKSKPSPEIKLEAKAALNQALEMKRQGKREKAHKLFMYALKMNPDYVDALNEFGIFSEEEKDIIQADYLYSKALTISPCHEKALINRDRTLPLVEEIDQRYFSIIDSKVKKVMSIPKGNSALRRVMEESYYHHIYHTVAIEGNTLTLSEIRHIIETRYAVPGKSLVEQNEVIGMHAAMKYVNTTLVSRIGTVTISDILEIHRRVLGYVDPVEAGRFRTTQVFVGHHIPPHPQDVEKQMQEFVQWINSEDAMSLHPVEFAALAHYKLVYIHPFVDGNGRTSRLLMNLILMQAGYPPITIRKEQRAEYYHVLEAANEGDVRPFIRFIAKCTETTLDMLLIATTEYSVGLPEADGSTARYKQTIPVKT; encoded by the exons ATGAGAGATGCTCCTTGTGCCCACCCCTGGGGCCAGATGAATCTCTTGTCGATGGCTGTGGTGGTGGATCCTGAGCTGAAATGGATGAGTCTGTGGCTCCGTGTCAGATGGGCAGCAGTGCTAATGCTCCTGGTGGGCTCTCTGTTGGTGCTGTTGCTCCCGCTGGCTGCGGTGGAAGAGCAGTGTCAGGCAGTGCTCAAAGGACTCTCCTTCCTGAAAACTAAATTGGGAGTAGGCTATGTAGGGATTACCAGGCACACAGGGCAGACAACTGGACTCAGTGTGACTTCAAGTGGATTAGAGCTGCTGGTGCTGAAATCCAAACCCTCCCCAG AAATCAAATTAGAAGCCAAAGCAGCTTTGAATCAAGCCCTTGAAATGAAACGGCAGGGGAAGCGTGAGAAAGCCCATAAACTCTTCATGTATGCCCTCAAAATGAATCCAGATTACGTGGATGCTCTGAATGAGTTTGGCATCTTTTCTGAAGAGGAGAAAGACATCATTCAAGCAGACTACTTGTACTCCAAAGCACTGACCATTTCTCCTTGTCATGAAAAAGCTCTGATCAATCGGGACCGAACTCTGCCCCTGGTTGAAGAGATAGACCAGAGATACTTTAGCATTATTGACAGCAAAGTTAAAAAAGTGATGTCAATCCCCAAAGGCAATTCAGCCCTGCGTCGCGTGATGGAAGAGTCTTATTACCACCATATTTATCACACTGTTGCCATTGAAGGGAATACATTAACACTCTCTGAAATACGGCACATCATTGAGACCAGATATGCTGTTCCTGGGAAAAGTCTCGTGGAGCAGAATGAAGTCATCGGTATGCATGCTGCTATGAAATACGTAAATACCACACTGGTATCCCGAATAGGCACTGTAACCATCAGCGACATTTTGGAGATACACAGGAGAGTGCTGGGCTATGTAGACCCCGTGGAAGCTGGGAGGTTTCGGACTACCCAGGTGTTTGTAGGACATCATATCCCACCCCATCCTCAAGACGTTGAGAAACAGATGCAGGAGTTTGTACAGTGGATCAACTCCGAAGATGCCATGAGCTTACACCCTGTGGAATTTGCTGCCTTAGCCCATTACAAACTGGTATATATACACCCATTTGTAGATGGCAATGGAAGGACCTCCCGCCTGTTAATGAATCTCATACTAATGCAGGCAGGCTATCCCCCCATCACAATCCGTAAGGAGCAAAGGGCGGAGTATTATCATGTCTTAGAAGCAGCCAATGAAGGAGATGTGAGACCTTTCATACGTTTCATTGCAAAATGTACTGAGACCACGTTAGATATGCTGCTTATTGCCACAACAGAATATTCAGTTGGTTTACCTGAGGCTGATGGCAGCACTGCTAGATACAAGCAAACTATTCCAGTCAAAACTTGA